The Haliotis asinina isolate JCU_RB_2024 chromosome 2, JCU_Hal_asi_v2, whole genome shotgun sequence genomic interval TGAGTATTTCTCTTTTACGACCTTTAGTGAAAGTGCATTGTGAACACATTTCCCATGTCATGGTAAGGTACGAACTGATTAAGAACATCTGCTAATTCGTAACAATCTTTTGTGCAGGTGTGATGCTCTGCGAGGCGTTCCTGAAAGACCGCCACAGGTACCCGTGGCAAACTAACTCAGGGAGACTGAACCTCTTCTTCTTCCTCATCTTCGCCGGGGCCTGTGCTGTTTTCAACTGTTTATACTTAGGCTACCCTGCAGGGGATTACAGTTAGAGGATCAGCCACTGTATCTGGAGCAAATGCTGTACATATCGCATTGATTCTGGATATGTTTTCTGTGATGTCTCAACAAATACTGTTTTATGGTATGTACGGTAGTATAGTTATCCGTACAGTCATGAACTGGTGGTTGTATTGTTTAAAACTGGGATACCGCAAATTCCTTAAATGGAGATGCTATTTGATGCTTTCCCGAATGCGTGACCCTTGGCATCGGTTGCTTGAAGAAGGAGAACATCTCACACCTCAAATGTCAAAGGAGTGTTGCTGTTATCCTTGGGATCAAAAGCTTTAGCCTGGGTTTCGGTAGCTGGAAGAAAGACGTTGTAAGACTCCTCATTTTCCAAAATTTCAAAGGACCCTTGCTGTAAATAAATGGCTCTTATGTTGTGTACGGTAGCATAGGTAACCGTACATTCATGAACTTTTGGTTGTATTGTATTAAAAAGGGACACCGCAGATTCTATTAAAGGAACACCTGTCGATTGATATCCGGCTCGAAGACTTGtggaatgaaataaaaaaaaaaacacaactaaAATACATCACtgtttaaatatttcatcatacCAATCATACTGAGTCTGAAAACGAAACCCCAAACGGCAGCAACTGTGGCAGGCCAAGTTAAATAAGTGAAGCTGTTCTGTTTGGGAGGATTCATAGTATGCATAATTTATTTATAATGAAACCCCGTTAACCCGGACTAAAGCACCGGTAATGTATACAGTTGTCTGGATTAACAAATCAGTGGCTCAGAGAAATGACCTGCccatttttgtatattttgtagttccaaactgtgatagtctaaCGAGGGTATCTCGTGGGTCGGCTGTGTTATACAGATTTACACATATTTTGTCAGCTGATTCtttgaaattatatattatCTTAATGATAGTTATTGGAAATTCATCAAATACTGAACACGAGACTTCATAGATTCCACTTCCACACATCCTACTCTTGGTGGAGGTGAGAGTTGTCTAAGCTATGCATGTTTTAATTTGTGTGCCTTTCAGCGTAGATATACATGTCATGTCTGACTTTTCGTTTTTCCATACTAGTATGATGCATAATTCTGGTGATGTGTTGTTTTACACAATTAAACCAAATTACTGTGCGCATAAATGGACATAGAGAATTGACCAAACTCTCTCCTTGTAAAGAAACGTAGGATCTTATCCACGAAACACTCTAAGGAGcatgaatgaacgaacgaacgaacgaacgaatgagTTTAGGTTTTCGACGCTTTGGCACTACCCTAGCAACATCACACCtcggaacaccagaaatggatttcatacatagtgcccatgtggggagtcgaatgcgggccttcggtgtgaccaGCAAACGCTTCAACCAGGCTACCCAACAGACTATGCCTTTAGTAAGTATGTGATAAAGAAAATAGATACGACTGATCGTAACTTTATATACGCTTTGTCAAACGGACACTGGTGCTTAAAAACGTTTATGGTGGGACTCGCGGGCTGTGTAAAAGTTTTTCAAACAGATAAAACAAATTAGGCTGTGTCTTCATTTTACCTTGAGTTGGTGAAACATACGGTTAAAGCATGAAAAGCTGATCAATGGAAGTGAAAATTTGACGCCCCTGTCCGTCTTTTACACCAGTACACATACAACGGACGCACGTTTTTGCAAGCCCGTCGGTCATCACGTGTGTTTTGTGGACCCAATCCATATGTTCATTATCAACATACTCACTTGATTTTTCTGAAATGTAATGCTTTATTTACTGAAAAGagttattgaaaaaaatatctcacCCCGATTCTTTACCGGTCATATGTATCTTGAGGGAATAAACAGTTGTCTTTCGGAGTATTAGTTTCAAATCAATATGTAGTCcctgagggagagagagagagagagatggtgcgtgagagagtgagtaagtgagtgagagtgagtgtgtgtgcgagaAAGAGAAAGTGTGTATTAGAGAgagggtgtgtgagtgagagagagtgtgtgtgtgtgtgagtgagacagagtgaatgtgtgtgaggtagagtgagagtgtgtgagagaAAGTGAGTCTGAGTaaaagtgtgtatgtgtgtgtgtgagagagagagaggtagtGTGAGAGTCTGTGTGAGAAAAagtgagagtgagagtatgtttatgtttgtgtgtgtgtgtgagagagagagagagagtgtgtatGTAAGGGTGTAGTTATAACTGTGTGAATGCTTGCGATTTATGTTTTTGTGCGTGTATTCGAGTGGGTATGTGGGAGAGAATTTTCAGAGAAGTCATCAATTCCAATATTTCATTCAGATGTGAAGAAATACCTTGTCTGAAACATGTCTTGAACTTTGGGGACTTGTGTCCCCCATTTGGGTGAGTTTAAACGTTGTTTGTAGAGGTTTTCATTCcgtctttgttgttttaaggctcactcgacaatattccagctacatggcggcagtcttcaaataatccagtctggactagacaaactcgtgatcaacagcaaacgcatcgatctacgcaactggcattcgatgacatgtgtcaaccaagaagatcaattctaacccggatcttcacgggaacAAATTCAGCTAGTTTTGTGAATGGAGATGGTGATTGTGTCATGATCTGAGAAGTAACGTGCCTATCAGAATGTATGCACCACGCACAAGCTCACAGAATATCATGATACCTTGTGTATTGTTTGAATAAGGCTTTATTCTCCAAAAAAGGTTATATTACCGATAACACAATTTTCAGACCTATAATAAGTGAAAATGTTACCTGTCGACGGTATTTCATAATATCGAATAAATTACAACTGTATCTTGAACGCTAACCTTATTTGCCTTTGCTTTTTCCATATGCATTTCCTTTTCCATTCCCCTGTCCGTATGCATTTCCCTTTCCATTTACTGATTGTGACTCAACAGCTGCCTGTGACACATCCTTTCCCTGTCCATTTACTGATTGTGACTCATCGGCTGGTTTCGTTTCACCTCCTGATTGTGACTCAAGAGCTGCCTGTGACACATCCTTTCCCTGTCCATTTACTGATTGTGACTCATCAGCTGGTTTCGTTTCACCTCCTGATTGTGACTCAACAGCTGCCTGTGACACATCCTTTCCCTGTCCATTAACTGATTGTGACTCATCAGCTGGTTTCGTTTCACTACCTGGTTGTGACCCAACAGCTGCCTGTGACACATCCTTTCCCTGTCCATTTGGTGACTGCGACTCATTGACTGATTCCGTTTCACCTCCTGATTGTGACCCAACAGCTGCCTGTGACACATCACTTCCCCTTCCATTAACTGATTGTGACTCATCAGCTGATTCCGTTTCACCTCCTGATTGTGACCCAACAGCTGCCTGTGACACATCACTTCCCCTTCCATTAACTGATTGCGGGTCATCAGCTGATTCCGTTTCACTACCTGATTGTGACTCAACAGCTACCTGTGACACATCCTTTCCCTGTCCATTTACTGATTGTGACTCATCGGCTGGTTTCGTTTCACCTCCTGATTGTGACTCAACAGCTGCCTGTGACACATCCTTTCCCTGTCCATTAACTGATTGTGACTCATCGGCTGGTTTCGTTTCACTACCTGGTTGTGACCCAACAGCTGCCTGTGACACATCCTTTCCCTGTCCATTTGGTGACTGCGACTCATTGGCTGATTCCGTTTCACCTCCTGATTGTGACCCAACAGCTGCCTGTGACACATCCTTTCCCTGTCCATTTACTGATTGTGACTCATCAGCTGATTCCGTTTCACCTCCTGATTGTGACCCAACAGCTGCCTGTGACACATCCTTTCCCTGTCCATTTACTGATTGTGACTCATCAGCTGATTTCGTTTCACCTCCTGATTGTGACTCAACAGCTGCCTGTGACACATCCTTTCCCTGTCCATTCACTGATTGTGACTCATCAGCTGATTTCGTTTCACCTCCTGATTGTGACTCAACAGCTGCCTGTGACACATCTTTTCCCTGTCCATTAACTGATTGTGACTCATCGGCTGGTTTCGTTTCACTACCTGGTTGTGACCCAACAGCTGCCTGTGACACATCCTTTCCCTGTCCATTTGGTGACTGCGACTCACTGGCTGATTCCGTTTCACCTCCTGATTGTGACTCAACAGCTGCCTGTGACACATCCTTTCCCTGTCCATTAACTGATTGTGACTCATCAGCTGATTTCGTTTCACCTCCTGATTGTGACTCAACAGCTGCCTGTGACACATCCTTTCCCTGTCCATTTACTGATTGTGACTCATCAGCTGATTTTGTTTCACCTCCTGATTGTGACTCAACAGCTGCCTGTGAGACATCCTTTCCCTGTCCATTTACTGATTGTGACTCATTTGCTGATTTCGTTTCACCTCCTGATTGTGACTCAACAGCTGCCTGTGACACATCCTTTCCCTGTCCATTTACTGATTGTGACTCATCGGCTGATTTCGTTTCACTACCTGATTGTGACTCAACAGCTGCCTGTGACACATCCTTTCCCTGTCCATTTACTGATTGTGACTCATTTGCTGATTTCGTTTCACCTCCTGATTGTGACTCAACAGCTGCCTGTGACACATCCTTTCCCTGTCCATTTACTGATTGTGACTCATCGGCTGATTTCGTTTCACCTCCTGATTGTGACCCAACAGCTGCCTGTGACACATCCTTTCCCTGTCCATTTACTGATTGTGACTCATCAGCAGCTGATTTCGTTTCACCTCCTGATTGTGATCCAACAGCTGCCTGTGACACATCCTTTCCCTGTCCATTTACTGATTGTGACTCATCATCAGCTGATTTCGTTTCACCTCCTGATTGTGACTCAACAGCTGCCTGTGACACATCCTTTCCCTGTCCATGTACTGATTGTGACTCATTAGCTGATTTCGTTTCACCTCCTGAATGTGACTCAACAGCTGCCTGTGACACATCCTTTCCCTGTCCATTAACTGATTGTGACTCATCAGCTGATTTCGTTTCACCTCCTGATTGTGACTCAACAGCTGCCTGTGACACAACCTTTCCCTGTCCATGTACTGATTGTGACTCATTTGCTGATTTCGTTTCACCTCCTGATTGTGACTCAACAGCTGCCTGTGACACATCCTTTCCCTGTCCATTTACTGATTGTGACTCATCAGCTGATTTCGTTTCACCTCCTGATTGTGACTCAACAGCTGCCTGTGACACATCCTTTCCCTGTCCATTTACTGATTGTGACTCATCGGCTGGTTTCGTTTCACCTCCTGATTGTGACTCAACAGCTGCCTGTGACACATCCTTTCCCTGTCCATTTACTGATTGTGACTCATCAGCTGATTTTGTTTCACCTCCTGATTGTGACTCAAGAGCTGCCTGTGACACATCCTTTCCCTGTCCATGTACTGATTGTGACTCATCAGCTGATTCCGTTTCACCTCCTGATTGTGACTCAACAGCTGCCTGTGACACATCCTTTCCCTGTCCATTTACTGATTGTGACTCATCAGCTGATTTCGTTTCACCTCCTGATTGTGACTCAACAGCTGCCTGTGACACATCCTTTCCCTGTCCATTAACTGATTGTGACTCATCGGCTGGTTTCGTTTCACCTCCTGATTGTGACTCAACAGCTGCCTGTGACACATCTTTTCCCTGTCCATTTACTGATTTTGACTCATCGGCTGATTTAGTTTCACCTCCTGATTGTGATTGACCAGGCTTGTCCCCATCCACGGATTCAGATTGATGACCACCTGAAGACTGCGAGCCTGATTGTTTCGACTGTAGCTGAACCACAGACTGAGCTGCTGACTGTGTTGTGGCTGATGTAGAGATGGGTGCTCGCGTTGTCGTGATGACCGGCTTTCTTGTGGCGAAGGAGGCTTGTATTTTAGGATTTCCACCCAGCAGGGTGAGCAATGGCACACTCACTTCTGACAACCCGGACCCTGCGTTTGTAGCCTTGTTACCTACTGCATCTGGAATGTTCAAGTTCAAGTTGAGGTTGTTCTGAACAGAAACACAATATTTGGTGGTACAAGAGGAAGTCAaatagtgagtgattgagtgagtttagttttacgccgcattttagcgcaatattccagctatatggcggcggtctgtaaataatcgagtccggaccagacaatccagtgatcaataacatgagtatcgatctgggcaattgggaaccgatgacatgtgtcaaccaagtcagcgagcctgaccactcgatcccgttagtcgcctcttacgacaagtatagtcaccttttgtggcaagcatgggttgctgaaggcctattctaccccgggaccttcacgggtcaggaaGTCAAATATAATTcgtataaatacatataaacaacaaaatgataGGTAAAACAACATGAAGCATAATAATACCATAACTTAAgagctattaaatgttttgttgtctGCAGAATGAACAGAATGAGAGAGTGAAGATATAACAATTTTTCTATATAAGTTTATCTAATACTAGGAAATAATTGGATAGTTTTCTTATTTCTTTTCAACTTCTACGATCGATGTTTtcttcaatgtttacaaacTGGACAACTATATATGTCTTATTGGTaattaaatatttcaatcaAATATCAGTAAATGCTTCTCATTTAAATGAATTATGAAATTCATCCCCTTTTGCTGTTTAAGTTCAAAGTTTACATGTTCAGTAAACGGACTCGTACACggcgtgtgagtgagttagtgagtgaggttttatgcgcttgtagcaatattctagcaaccacggcaggggacaccaggacaccacacaacactgtgtattcAGATCCAGCTACACTGCTATACATGGTACATGGTCTCGCTTACCACCCCACACTATGTATTCAGATCCCACTaggcctgtgaagatccggggtagaatatgtcatcaccaacccatgcttgccacaaaaggcgactatggcTGGATGTTGTTATATCAAatctttgtgttttgtgttttatgtaTGCATTACATGTTTGTcggaagaggtgactaactggatcgggttgtcaggctcgcagacctggttgacacatgtcatcggttctcacttgtgcagatagatgctattcctgttgatcactagagtgTCTGTTCCAGAATCAATTATTACTGAACTgcccatatagttggaatattgctgaatgcggcttaaaaataaactcactcattcactcagataGAGCAAAACTGTGAGTCTTCGGTTCATACTATACCATCAGG includes:
- the LOC137271757 gene encoding dentin sialophosphoprotein-like: MAQTILTLMALLTFARCNSKLTVQLGHLIKPPDIETAPVGTNVNIAPAMPATGGTIKDPFAAFELSHIPGRIEAPAPTPAPGPAPAVQTTQTVPQSGFESPTASIRSPYTNVDVNNVSNMKLGIDMALEFTKRFENKSPRFCQKECLIDLENYPSCRDWSVGIPDHWVPTGHASFQSSGAVSHIYECEKGYNRTGILRVTCSNTGVKIPNPDGRCEASDAVGNKATNAGSGLSEVSVPLLTLLGGNPKIQASFATRKPVITTTRAPISTSATTQSAAQSVVQLQSKQSGSQSSGGHQSESVDGDKPGQSQSGGETKSADESKSVNGQGKDVSQAAVESQSGGETKPADESQSVNGQGKDVSQAAVESQSGGETKSADESQSVNGQGKDVSQAAVESQSGGETESADESQSVHGQGKDVSQAALESQSGGETKSADESQSVNGQGKDVSQAAVESQSGGETKPADESQSVNGQGKDVSQAAVESQSGGETKSADESQSVNGQGKDVSQAAVESQSGGETKSANESQSVHGQGKVVSQAAVESQSGGETKSADESQSVNGQGKDVSQAAVESHSGGETKSANESQSVHGQGKDVSQAAVESQSGGETKSADDESQSVNGQGKDVSQAAVGSQSGGETKSAADESQSVNGQGKDVSQAAVGSQSGGETKSADESQSVNGQGKDVSQAAVESQSGGETKSANESQSVNGQGKDVSQAAVESQSGSETKSADESQSVNGQGKDVSQAAVESQSGGETKSANESQSVNGQGKDVSQAAVESQSGGETKSADESQSVNGQGKDVSQAAVESQSGGETKSADESQSVNGQGKDVSQAAVESQSGGETESASESQSPNGQGKDVSQAAVGSQPGSETKPADESQSVNGQGKDVSQAAVESQSGGETKSADESQSVNGQGKDVSQAAVESQSGGETKSADESQSVNGQGKDVSQAAVGSQSGGETESADESQSVNGQGKDVSQAAVGSQSGGETESANESQSPNGQGKDVSQAAVGSQPGSETKPADESQSVNGQGKDVSQAAVESQSGGETKPADESQSVNGQGKDVSQVAVESQSGSETESADDPQSVNGRGSDVSQAAVGSQSGGETESADESQSVNGRGSDVSQAAVGSQSGGETESVNESQSPNGQGKDVSQAAVGSQPGSETKPADESQSVNGQGKDVSQAAVESQSGGETKPADESQSVNGQGKDVSQAALESQSGGETKPADESQSVNGQGKDVSQAAVESQSVNGKGNAYGQGNGKGNAYGKSKGK